One genomic segment of Neochlamydia sp. AcF84 includes these proteins:
- the rpsT gene encoding 30S ribosomal protein S20, whose amino-acid sequence MAQAPTEKKKEKRSSALKRDLQSIKRNQINRVFKSQVRTAVRALEENLSKKDAALNHKHLSEIYSLMDKGVKKGVYKVNKANRTKARFAARAAKAL is encoded by the coding sequence ATGGCTCAAGCACCTACCGAGAAAAAAAAAGAAAAACGTTCGTCAGCATTAAAAAGAGATCTTCAAAGCATCAAAAGAAATCAGATTAATAGAGTGTTCAAATCGCAAGTCAGAACAGCGGTACGTGCTCTAGAAGAAAACCTTTCTAAAAAAGATGCCGCGTTAAATCATAAGCATTTAAGCGAAATCTACAGCCTAATGGATAAGGGTGTAAAAAAAGGCGTCTATAAAGTCAATAAAGCCAATCGTACGAAAGCACGTTTTGCTGCTCGCGCGGCCAAAGCCTTATAA
- a CDS encoding competence protein CoiA family protein, with protein sequence MHFYAFDEKGNQVSAHQADKRLYYFCRECLGLVKSRGGLLRHLHFYHLEPNRSCRQDGKSLVHLQVQHYLQNCLPGCELEKRFPLINRIADLFWEKEGLVIEIQCSPISAREIDARNLDYASLGYRVLWILHDRLFNRHRLTAAEYLLQDSFHYFTNIDSEGVGYIYDQGDRIEKGKRVLTLGFRKVNFFSYHSHLKESMVFGNYPPWIKKRLESWRGYFTGDYLDYFLTMQEPEKAALLSALSVDEQSGVMQVGKKLQPGIKRKLKKLIRLISYFYRLGLNFILEKLAK encoded by the coding sequence ATGCACTTTTATGCCTTCGATGAAAAAGGAAATCAGGTGTCTGCTCATCAAGCAGATAAAAGGCTGTATTATTTTTGCAGAGAATGTCTAGGCCTGGTCAAATCTCGGGGAGGCCTCTTGAGACATTTGCACTTTTATCATCTAGAGCCTAATCGATCATGTCGACAAGATGGTAAATCTCTTGTTCATTTACAAGTGCAGCATTATTTACAAAATTGCTTGCCTGGTTGTGAATTAGAAAAAAGATTTCCTCTTATCAATCGTATTGCAGATCTGTTTTGGGAAAAAGAGGGCTTAGTAATAGAAATTCAATGCTCTCCTATCTCTGCCCGTGAAATAGACGCGCGCAATCTAGATTATGCTAGCCTAGGCTATCGAGTTCTTTGGATATTACATGATCGCTTATTCAATCGTCATCGTTTGACAGCTGCTGAGTATTTATTACAAGATTCCTTTCATTATTTTACTAATATCGATTCTGAAGGAGTAGGATATATTTATGATCAAGGCGATAGAATAGAAAAAGGTAAACGAGTGCTTACGCTAGGCTTTCGAAAAGTAAACTTTTTCTCCTACCATTCTCACCTTAAAGAATCCATGGTGTTTGGTAATTATCCACCTTGGATAAAAAAAAGGCTGGAATCATGGAGAGGATATTTTACAGGCGATTATTTAGATTATTTTTTAACAATGCAAGAACCAGAAAAAGCTGCTTTATTGTCAGCTCTTTCAGTAGATGAGCAATCAGGAGTTATGCAAGTAGGAAAAAAACTACAGCCAGGTATAAAGAGAAAGTTAAAAAAATTAATCCGTCTAATTAGCTATTTTTATCGCTTAGGATTAAATTTCATACTTGAGAAATTAGCAAAATAA
- a CDS encoding RNA polymerase sigma factor: MNKDNFKSNFSHQHQQKVDELVSIAKEQGYITYEEINDILPMSFDSPEQIDQVLIFLSGMDIQILNQSEVERQKERKKEAKELEGLPKRSEGTPDDPVRMYLKEMGSVPLLSREEEVEISKRIEKAQIQIERIIMRFGYSTAEAIAIAQYLLQGKERFDKCVAEKEVSNKQEFLNILPKLCALLKQEEQHLVELLKKIDDPELNKENKPSILEEIEKCRIRTQAYLRRFHVRHNIIEDFGELILRAYDRFLQLEKEIQELTPRAERNKFAAAKLASAKRKLKKREIAAGRTLEEFKKDVRMLQRWMDKSQEAKREMVESNLRLVISIAKKYTNRGLSFLDLIQEGNMGLMKAVEKFEYRRGYKFSTYATWWIRQAVTRAIADQARTIRIPVHMIETINKVLRGAKKLMMETGREPNPEELAVELGITAERVREIYKIAQHPISLQAEVGDGGESQFGDFLEDTTADSPAEATGYSILKDKMNEVLSTLTDRERKVLIQRFGLLDGKPKTLEEVGIEFNVTRERIRQIEAKALRKMRHPTRSKQLKAFLDLLEVE, from the coding sequence ATGAATAAAGATAACTTTAAAAGCAATTTTTCTCACCAACATCAACAGAAAGTGGATGAACTCGTCTCCATTGCTAAAGAGCAAGGATATATCACCTACGAGGAAATTAACGATATTCTTCCCATGTCTTTTGATTCGCCCGAGCAGATTGATCAAGTGTTGATCTTTTTAAGTGGCATGGACATTCAAATTCTTAACCAATCTGAAGTTGAGCGCCAAAAGGAGCGTAAGAAAGAAGCGAAAGAATTAGAAGGCCTTCCTAAACGTTCTGAAGGCACTCCTGATGATCCCGTAAGAATGTATTTAAAAGAAATGGGCTCGGTTCCTCTTTTAAGCCGAGAAGAGGAAGTTGAAATTTCCAAGCGAATCGAAAAAGCGCAAATCCAAATCGAACGCATCATTATGAGGTTTGGCTACTCCACGGCTGAGGCCATAGCAATTGCCCAATATTTGCTACAAGGAAAAGAGCGTTTTGACAAGTGTGTTGCAGAAAAAGAAGTATCCAATAAACAAGAGTTTCTTAACATTTTACCTAAATTATGTGCCCTTCTTAAACAGGAAGAACAACATCTGGTAGAGCTTCTTAAGAAAATTGATGATCCAGAGCTAAATAAAGAGAATAAACCCTCGATATTGGAAGAAATAGAAAAATGTCGTATTCGTACTCAAGCTTACTTGCGCCGCTTTCATGTTAGACACAATATTATTGAAGACTTTGGTGAGCTTATCTTACGAGCTTATGACCGTTTTTTACAATTAGAAAAGGAAATTCAAGAATTAACTCCACGGGCAGAAAGAAATAAATTTGCCGCTGCCAAGCTTGCCTCTGCTAAACGAAAACTTAAAAAACGTGAAATTGCCGCAGGCAGAACATTAGAAGAGTTTAAAAAAGATGTACGCATGCTGCAACGTTGGATGGACAAGAGCCAGGAAGCTAAAAGAGAAATGGTTGAGTCCAATTTACGTTTGGTTATTTCTATCGCCAAAAAATATACGAATAGAGGCCTTTCCTTTTTAGATCTGATTCAGGAAGGTAACATGGGCCTTATGAAAGCCGTGGAAAAATTTGAGTATCGACGTGGCTATAAATTCTCTACCTATGCAACTTGGTGGATTCGCCAGGCTGTTACCCGTGCTATCGCCGATCAAGCTAGAACTATTCGCATACCTGTCCATATGATTGAAACTATTAACAAGGTCTTACGGGGCGCTAAAAAATTGATGATGGAAACGGGTAGAGAGCCCAATCCTGAAGAGCTTGCTGTAGAACTGGGTATCACTGCTGAGCGCGTGCGTGAGATTTACAAGATTGCCCAGCACCCTATTTCTTTACAAGCAGAAGTAGGAGATGGGGGAGAGAGTCAATTTGGAGACTTCCTAGAAGATACGACTGCCGATTCACCAGCAGAAGCCACAGGATACTCTATTTTGAAAGATAAAATGAATGAAGTGCTCTCTACCTTAACGGATCGAGAAAGAAAAGTTCTTATCCAACGTTTCGGATTATTAGATGGTAAGCCTAAAACGCTTGAAGAAGTAGGAATAGAGTTTAATGTGACGAGAGAACGTATTCGACAAATTGAAGCCAAAGCCCTAAGGAAAATGCGTCATCCTACCCGCTCTAAACAGCTAAAAGCCTTTTTAGATTTGCTAGAGGTTGAATAG